From the [Chlorobium] sp. 445 genome, the window AGAGCAGCGTTTTGCAATTGAGAATATCGTATGTCGACGCTTTCTGCGCTTCCAGCACCGCTAAGTAGGGAATATTTCGTCCCGACTTGTAGAGCGTCTCATCTTTACCTGCTGTTAGGAAGAGTGTCTTTTTGTCACTTAGCCCCAAGTTTTTCAATACAGCTGCCATCTCTTTGGTTTTGATTTGCTCCATCTTGAAATCTTCTACCACGACAATTGCAGCAGCTTTCGCTTTGTAGCTCAAGGCAGATTTGCGGGCAAGTTGCTTTAGCTTTTTATTAATTTTTACCACATAGTCATGTGGTCTTGGTCCAAAGATGGCGCCACCGCCAGTGAGCAACGGCGATCGCTGTGAGCCGCGTCGTGCCCCGCCAGTCCCTTTTTGGCGATAAGGCTTTCTGCCACCGCCGCGCACTTCTGCGCGCGATTTTACTTTGTGCGTACCTTGTCGCTGATTAGCCATAATGGAACGCACATCCATGTATATGGCATGATCATTTGGCTCAATTTCGAAAATTGCGGGATTTAGTTCTATGACTTCGCCGCTCTCGGCGCCTGTTTTCGTCAGCACTTTAAGTTGCATAATTCTTTTTCTC encodes:
- a CDS encoding 50S ribosomal protein L4, with product MQLKVLTKTGAESGEVIELNPAIFEIEPNDHAIYMDVRSIMANQRQGTHKVKSRAEVRGGGRKPYRQKGTGGARRGSQRSPLLTGGGAIFGPRPHDYVVKINKKLKQLARKSALSYKAKAAAIVVVEDFKMEQIKTKEMAAVLKNLGLSDKKTLFLTAGKDETLYKSGRNIPYLAVLEAQKASTYDILNCKTLLLQKSAVKVLEENLSMN